DNA from Acidobacteriota bacterium:
GATGTCGGTCCAGGAATACATTTCCTTGGTCACGATGTCAGTTTCAGTGCCAACACCGCGTGCAAACAGCTCCGTATGTTCAAAAATCGGTGTCCGGATTTCCTTGAACCCAAACCGGTGGAAGAGTTCACGAGCGGTAGATTCGATAAATTGAAACTTGTGAATGTGGGCTGAAGTGTCAGTGGTAAATTCAGCCGGTAGCAAATCGCGGGTGTATTTTGGAGTTTTAAGCATAAAGATTTCAGTCAGTAGTCAGTAGTCAGTAGTCAGTAATTATTTAAGGAAAGAGTTTATTATCAACTGAATATAATGAGATACAGCTATCTAACTGTTAATCAATAACAATAAGCTCTAAACCTGTTGAGAACTACTGACTACTGACCACTGACTATGAACCCGTCATATATTCATTTTTCAACTCGACATAGTGCGACCAGCCTTCTTCGATGCGGGCCAGTTCCTGGTCGGTAATGTGGCGTTTGATTTTGGCTGGAATCCCCGCCACCAGTGTCCGTGGCGGGACAATCATGCCTTCGGGCACAACCGCGCCAGCCGCCACGACTGATTCGTCGCCAATCACCGCACCATCCAGAAGAATCGCACCCATGCCAATCAGGCACCGGTCGCCAATCGTGCACCCATGTGCCAGCACGCGATGCCCCATCGTGACGTAGTTTCCAATGGTGAGCGGAAATCGCCCACCGGTCACGTGGAGCACCGAAGCATCCTGAATGTTGGTATGATGGCCGATGCGGATTGGTTCCACGTCGCCGCGAATCACGCAGCCAAACCAGACGCTTGATTCTGAACCAATCCTGACATCACCGATCACCTGTGCACTTTCTGCAATCCACACGGTTTCGTCAAAAACCGGGAGTTTCCCTTGATAGCTGATTAACATGATGTTGCCTGTCACAAATGGAATTGAAACTTCAGCGAGTGAAGGTGCGACATCTTGCCATTGATCCCACGGCAGAGCAAGAAAGGGTTCAGGGTTCAGGGTTCAGGGTTTGATGGAAATCCAATTTTTCCAATGAGTTAACTAGCTGTTCAGGTTCAATGTCCGTTGAAAAACAAAATAATACCAGTTTGTAGTCAGTAGATCGTAGTCAGTCGTTCACTAACTTCAATTGGTTGAATTACTTGACTGTTTTCTAATGCGATGACTTCATTCCACAATGGTATCACTCTTTTTTTAACCTATTGTTTTACTCAGGCTCAGAATAAACCAGTTG
Protein-coding regions in this window:
- a CDS encoding gamma carbonic anhydrase family protein; the protein is MLISYQGKLPVFDETVWIAESAQVIGDVRIGSESSVWFGCVIRGDVEPIRIGHHTNIQDASVLHVTGGRFPLTIGNYVTMGHRVLAHGCTIGDRCLIGMGAILLDGAVIGDESVVAAGAVVPEGMIVPPRTLVAGIPAKIKRHITDQELARIEEGWSHYVELKNEYMTGS